TTGGGTAAGAAAAGCACCATGCAAATGGGATTGAACCAGGACATCCGGATACCCTTCTTCTTTGGCGTAATTTTGATCGTAATGAATGCGATGTGCATTCCAAGTAATTGCGCTATAACGGAATAGTTTCACATACGTTGGTTTTCTTATCAGCGGCGGCAATTGATAACCCACTTCCACTTGCTCGAAAGTTGGAGTACGCGCAGTCATTATCCGTTCACCTCCTTGATTGCGTCTCTAACGCGCAATCATAGTTCTTGTACAAATGCTAAGGATCTGATCTTTCTCAACCCGGTATATGTTCTTTATGGATAAAAAAGCGATCAAACCTTTACTCCCACGTTTGCTATAGGTATCAATAACCTCTGATGTTAAATAAACATGGGTTCCTGCGACAAGTGGCTTGAAAAACCGCATTTCTTCCCCACCGCCCATGATTCGAATTCCCTGAAAACTTTGCGGAAGAAATCCTTCACTCTGATGCGTACCATCACGGTTTAAATTTTCATCTGTTTCGCCTACACCCCAATCCACAATTGACGCCAAAAGATCAGGCGGTGCTATAATATCGGGATAACCGTGGTTTTGTGCAAATTCTTTATCATAGTATAAAGGGTTTTCATCCCCAACAGTTAGCGCATAGCGACGGATTAACATTGACGTTACTTGACCCAGATACACCTCGTTTTTAGTTCCAATTAAGGTTTGGAAATACTCGGCAATCTGCTCAACGACGACATATCGTTTACCTCCAGCAATTGTCAGTCGGTTATCACTTTTCATATTCCGGTCTTCGGATTTTATGGATAGAACTTAATAAAAGAAAAGACAATACCATAATGGAGAGTATCCAATAAGACGCGAGTCTGATATTTCCGGACTCGGATGCCATGTAAATAGCTGTGGGAATCGTTTCGGTTTTTCCGGGAATAACCCCCGCAAACATCAACGTAGCCCCAAATTCGCCAATTCCCCTGGCAAAGCCGAACATATATCCCGATAACAGGAATCTCCACGCCAAAGGGAGAGTTATATGCCGAAAGACTAG
The sequence above is a segment of the Effusibacillus dendaii genome. Coding sequences within it:
- a CDS encoding MaoC family dehydratase, producing the protein MKSDNRLTIAGGKRYVVVEQIAEYFQTLIGTKNEVYLGQVTSMLIRRYALTVGDENPLYYDKEFAQNHGYPDIIAPPDLLASIVDWGVGETDENLNRDGTHQSEGFLPQSFQGIRIMGGGEEMRFFKPLVAGTHVYLTSEVIDTYSKRGSKGLIAFLSIKNIYRVEKDQILSICTRTMIAR